The following are encoded together in the Coregonus clupeaformis isolate EN_2021a chromosome 24, ASM2061545v1, whole genome shotgun sequence genome:
- the LOC121537342 gene encoding rho-related GTP-binding protein RhoA-A-like yields MAAIRKKLVIVGDGACGKTCLLIVFSKDQFPEVYVPTVFENYVADIEVDGKQVELALWDTAGQEDYDRLRPLSYPDTDVILMCFSVDSPDSLENIPEKWTPEVKHFCPNVPIILVGNKKDLRNDEHTRRELAKMKQEPVKSEEGRDMANRISAYGYQECSAKTKDGVREVFEMATRAALQAKKRAKKNACTLL; encoded by the exons ATGGCAGCAATCAGGAAGAAGCTGGTGATAGTGGGAGACGGCGCGTGTGGGAAGACCTGCCTGCTGATCGTCTTCAGTAAAGACCAGTTCCCAGAGGTCTATGTGCCCACTGTGTTCGAGAACTATGTGGCCGACATCGAGGTCGATGGCAAACAG gtgGAGTTAGCGTTAtgggacacagcaggacaggaggACTATGACCGACTGAGGCCTCTCTCCTACCCCGACACCGACGTTATACTCATGTGCTTCTCTGTAGACAGCCCCGACAGCTTAg agaACATTCCAGAGAAGTGGACTCCGGAGGTGAAACACTTCTGTCCTAATGTTCCCATCATCCTCGTGGGCAACAAGAAGGACCTGAGGAACGATGAACACACACGCAGGGAGCTGGCCAAGATGAAACag gAGCCAGTGAAGTCGGAGGAGGGCAGAGACATGGCTAACAGGATCAGTGCATACGGCTACCAGGAATGTTCAGCCAAGACCAAGGACGGAGTCAGGGAGGTGTTCGAGATGGCCACCAGGGCGGCGCTACAGGCCAAGAAACGTGCCAAGAAGAATGCCTGCACACTGTTATAG